In Streptomyces sp. TS71-3, the following proteins share a genomic window:
- a CDS encoding aldo/keto reductase: protein MEQREISRLGRQVSVVGLGTWQLGADWGDVAEKEALDVLDAAVESGVTFFDTADVYGDGRSEQRIAAFRKARPDAGVLVATKMGRRMEQLPENYVLDNFRTWNDRSRRNLGVDRLDLVQLHCPPTPVYSSDEVYDALDTLVAEERIAGYGVSVETCEEALAAIVRPGVASVQIILNAFRMKPLEKVLPAAQEAGVAIIARVPLASGLLSGRYTKDTVFAPDDHRTFNRHGEAFDQGETFSGVDYATGVEAAAEFSALAQDGATPAQTALRWIVQQPGVTTVIPGARSEEQARANSAAAALPPLSPMTLAAVRDLYDQRIRPQVHDRW, encoded by the coding sequence ATGGAACAACGTGAGATCAGCAGGCTCGGCAGGCAGGTGTCCGTCGTCGGCCTCGGTACATGGCAGCTCGGGGCGGACTGGGGAGACGTCGCCGAGAAGGAGGCGCTGGACGTCCTGGACGCCGCCGTCGAGAGCGGCGTGACGTTCTTCGACACGGCCGACGTCTACGGCGACGGGCGCAGCGAGCAGCGCATAGCGGCCTTCCGCAAGGCGCGCCCGGACGCCGGCGTCCTGGTCGCCACGAAGATGGGGCGCCGCATGGAGCAGCTCCCCGAGAACTACGTCCTGGACAACTTCCGGACCTGGAACGACCGCTCCCGCCGCAACCTCGGCGTGGACCGCCTCGACCTCGTCCAGCTGCACTGCCCCCCGACCCCCGTCTACTCCTCCGACGAGGTCTACGACGCGCTGGACACCCTGGTCGCCGAGGAGCGCATCGCCGGCTACGGGGTGAGCGTGGAGACCTGCGAGGAGGCGCTGGCGGCCATCGTGCGCCCCGGCGTGGCCAGCGTGCAGATCATCCTGAACGCGTTCCGGATGAAGCCCCTGGAGAAGGTGCTGCCGGCCGCCCAGGAGGCGGGAGTGGCCATCATCGCGCGCGTGCCGCTCGCCTCGGGGCTGCTGTCCGGCCGCTACACCAAGGACACCGTCTTCGCTCCCGACGACCACCGCACGTTCAACCGGCACGGCGAGGCGTTCGACCAGGGCGAGACGTTCTCCGGTGTCGACTACGCGACCGGTGTGGAGGCCGCGGCGGAGTTCTCGGCGCTCGCGCAGGACGGTGCCACGCCCGCGCAGACCGCGCTGCGCTGGATCGTGCAGCAGCCCGGCGTCACCACCGTCATCCCGGGCGCCCGCTCCGAGGAGCAGGCCCGCGCGAACTCCGCCGCGGCCGCGCTCCCGCCGCTGTCGCCCATGACCCTGGCCGCCGTCCGGGACCTGTACGACCAGAGGATCAGGCCGCAGGTGCACGACCGCTGGTGA